The proteins below are encoded in one region of Methanosarcina barkeri 3:
- a CDS encoding HisA/HisF-related TIM barrel protein: MFRVIFVMDIFNRSVVLAKGGVREKYRPVSDTSTVCSSSDPVEIVELLHPKEVYIADLNVLQGKESLETNVEVIREVSLKADTMLDFGISSSKDADKSLSIAGTAVIGTETGTLSAIKDIAYGNSGRISVSIDIKHGKVMKNDPELPESPFEIVKLLNDLPLKDLIFLDLDRVGTASGFDPEFLRKLVECSRHNVLLAGGVKDMEDLFTLDKLGIKGALVATAIHSGMVPPAVLSSGFKSNDEK, translated from the coding sequence ATGTTCCGCGTAATTTTTGTGATGGATATATTTAACCGTAGCGTAGTCCTTGCAAAGGGCGGTGTCAGGGAAAAATATCGTCCGGTTTCAGATACAAGTACTGTATGTAGCAGTTCGGATCCTGTTGAAATAGTGGAACTCCTGCATCCAAAGGAAGTCTATATTGCCGACCTTAATGTGCTTCAGGGCAAAGAGTCTCTCGAAACGAATGTAGAAGTGATTCGTGAAGTAAGCTTAAAGGCAGACACAATGCTTGATTTCGGAATATCGTCTTCAAAGGACGCGGACAAATCTCTTTCTATTGCAGGAACTGCCGTTATAGGCACAGAGACTGGTACACTTTCGGCAATAAAGGACATAGCATATGGAAACTCCGGAAGGATTAGTGTTAGCATTGATATAAAGCATGGTAAGGTCATGAAAAATGATCCTGAACTTCCGGAGTCTCCTTTTGAAATAGTAAAACTGTTAAATGATTTACCCTTAAAAGACCTTATTTTCCTTGACCTTGATAGGGTTGGAACAGCCTCAGGCTTTGACCCTGAATTCCTTCGAAAACTGGTTGAATGTTCCAGGCACAATGTGCTGCTTGCCGGGGGTGTCAAGGACATGGAGGATCTCTTCACTCTTGATAAGCTCGGAATAAAAGGAGCTCTGGTCGCAACTGCCATTCACTCCGGTATGGTTCCTCCAGCCGTGCTGAGTTCAGGGTTTAAATCTAATGACGAAAAATAA
- a CDS encoding (5-formylfuran-3-yl)methyl phosphate synthase encodes MKLLISPINKEEAIIASRGGADIVDVKNPKEGSLGANFPWVIRDVKEAVKGRQPISATIGDFNYKPGTASLAAFGAAVAGADYIKVGLYDIQTEDQAFELITKITQAVKDYDSTKKVVASGYSDYKRINSISPLLLPSIAAKAGADVVMVDTAIKDGKSTFEFMDEKELKKFTDLAHGCGLENAIAGSLKFEDLPVLERIGPDIIGVRGMVCGGDRTTAIRQELVEKLVAECQV; translated from the coding sequence ATGAAATTGCTTATAAGTCCAATCAATAAAGAGGAAGCAATAATTGCTTCCAGAGGCGGCGCAGACATTGTAGACGTCAAGAACCCGAAAGAAGGTTCCCTTGGTGCGAATTTCCCATGGGTAATAAGGGACGTAAAAGAAGCTGTAAAAGGCAGGCAGCCGATAAGCGCAACCATAGGAGATTTTAACTATAAACCAGGAACGGCTTCCCTCGCAGCATTCGGAGCAGCCGTTGCAGGAGCGGATTATATTAAAGTTGGCCTTTACGATATCCAGACTGAAGACCAGGCCTTTGAACTTATCACAAAAATAACACAGGCTGTAAAGGACTATGACTCAACAAAGAAAGTTGTTGCCTCAGGGTATTCGGACTACAAGCGTATCAATTCAATTTCTCCATTACTGCTTCCCTCAATCGCCGCAAAAGCTGGGGCAGATGTGGTGATGGTTGACACGGCAATTAAGGATGGGAAATCCACCTTCGAATTCATGGATGAGAAAGAACTTAAAAAATTCACGGATCTTGCCCATGGATGCGGACTTGAAAACGCGATTGCAGGTTCCCTGAAGTTTGAAGATCTTCCAGTGCTTGAGAGAATCGGACCGGATATCATCGGAGTCCGAGGCATGGTCTGTGGAGGGGATAGAACAACTGCGATCCGTCAGGAACTGGTAGAAAAGCTTGTGGCTGAATGCCAGGTTTAA
- a CDS encoding metal-dependent hydrolase, which yields MFIFGHVGITLGIFYLLSRVFSKNNFWVMVPWIAFGALLPDFIDKPLGRIILAETIGSGRIFAHTLLFSLLLGLTGYYLYNKGKSELLIIAGASFCHIFEDQIWNSPEVFFWPFLGWEFPKDTISASFIEYLMIILSRSYDLGFTDVFISEIVGMIIIVLLTGKYISEKRKIIRNR from the coding sequence ATGTTTATTTTCGGACATGTTGGGATTACTCTGGGGATCTTTTATCTCCTGAGCCGCGTATTTTCAAAAAATAACTTCTGGGTAATGGTTCCATGGATTGCATTCGGAGCGCTCCTGCCAGATTTTATCGACAAACCTCTTGGCAGGATAATTCTTGCTGAAACAATAGGAAGCGGGAGAATTTTTGCCCATACTCTACTTTTTAGCCTTTTGCTGGGCCTAACAGGGTATTATTTATATAACAAGGGTAAATCTGAACTCCTGATTATTGCAGGAGCATCTTTTTGCCACATTTTTGAAGATCAGATATGGAATAGCCCTGAAGTATTTTTCTGGCCATTTCTGGGTTGGGAATTTCCTAAAGACACCATTTCAGCAAGTTTTATTGAGTATCTTATGATAATTCTTAGCAGATCGTACGACCTCGGATTTACAGACGTTTTTATTTCAGAGATCGTCGGAATGATTATAATTGTCCTTCTTACTGGTAAATACATTAGCGAAAAGAGAAAGATAATTCGTAATCGATAA
- a CDS encoding polysaccharide deacetylase family protein: protein MRGSFSVTVDIEDWYHIPSVCSSPYAVYRTVNEFFEKWEGRYDYLTEPTKRSLDILDEFNITATFFVVADIVEHYPGLVESIAERGHEIACHGLHHACKIDPETKEPLMSNEEFEQKTLLAKRILEKVGGEKVVGYRAPNAFVGGWMLDSLENIGFKYDSSVSVNSLYNKTDSSLKTVSSFPYYPIENGLEVGDDRNFIEFPWAYYQNVLKIPASGGPILRFLGAPLVLNGLIQSLKRGHTIFYFHPIDISCTKFPSVGNNRPFYWCMKGKPVEHRISHILKSMSDVKKVCLRDYQENEL, encoded by the coding sequence ATGAGGGGGAGTTTTTCAGTTACAGTGGATATTGAAGATTGGTATCATATTCCTTCAGTCTGCAGTTCTCCTTATGCGGTTTATAGGACTGTTAATGAGTTTTTTGAAAAATGGGAGGGCAGGTACGATTACCTGACTGAACCTACAAAAAGGTCACTGGATATTCTCGATGAGTTCAATATAACTGCTACTTTCTTTGTAGTCGCGGATATTGTCGAACACTATCCAGGACTAGTCGAGTCAATTGCGGAAAGAGGGCATGAAATTGCATGTCATGGTCTGCATCATGCCTGTAAAATTGATCCTGAGACAAAGGAGCCATTAATGAGTAATGAAGAGTTTGAACAGAAAACATTGCTTGCAAAAAGAATTCTTGAAAAAGTCGGTGGAGAGAAGGTAGTAGGCTACAGGGCACCAAATGCCTTTGTAGGTGGTTGGATGCTAGATTCACTTGAAAACATCGGATTCAAATATGATTCTTCAGTTTCCGTGAATTCTCTTTATAATAAAACAGATTCATCCCTTAAGACAGTCTCATCTTTTCCTTACTACCCTATAGAGAACGGGCTTGAGGTAGGTGATGATAGAAACTTTATTGAATTTCCCTGGGCATATTATCAAAATGTACTTAAAATTCCTGCATCAGGCGGCCCAATACTTCGCTTTCTTGGAGCTCCTCTGGTATTAAACGGGCTTATCCAGAGTTTGAAAAGAGGACATACTATTTTTTATTTTCATCCAATTGATATTTCCTGTACTAAATTTCCTTCGGTAGGTAATAACAGGCCATTTTACTGGTGCATGAAAGGAAAGCCTGTAGAACATAGAATTAGCCACATTCTAAAATCCATGAGTGATGTTAAAAAAGTGTGCCTAAGAGATTACCAAGAAAATGAACTTTAA
- a CDS encoding right-handed parallel beta-helix repeat-containing protein: MSGKRLMYKWGNRKKLLFLCIIFIALIASIIFILSKPSNTTIYVATNGSGNFNCDGSDDQIEINKALAYVAENPKFTTVHLEGPNTYVISDSIYIGNETILEGDSTAVIKLEDKADWPLEKPMITQMDSAGNHDINIKGFEIDGNHDKNNGKSRGKGYHNLIYFLNCENIQVHSMYMHDSHGDGLKVVKCSGIKFYNNRAYKLGHDVLYVIYSSNIEAWNNEITCRTNSGLRIYNTNHVKFYNNKIDSKGEGGAGIEIQKIGQSTTMNDIEIYNNLLYKTNAAGIWITGYGPKYSKDSAKDILIYHNKFYKTGTSKGASWAGGIVLNGFQNTVIENNKFDGCYGAAIAHKQVNDEFSAPGSGYTTVVRNNIIINTQSSRAAGEGYAIYNQLKNTHSFILENNCLSGNVGGNYMDASSTSDVKADSELAAKLNTNGSLDKDFPWNEAMCAGPQMSYEINESVVQTEQEEGFATSFKRVFSEFIRTLKRFFLSLSIQYEKVDNLKTALPLIASD, translated from the coding sequence ATGAGTGGAAAAAGGCTAATGTATAAGTGGGGAAACCGAAAAAAGTTACTGTTTCTTTGTATAATTTTTATAGCTCTAATCGCGAGTATAATCTTCATCTTATCAAAGCCATCCAATACAACAATTTATGTTGCTACTAATGGAAGTGGAAATTTTAACTGTGATGGAAGTGACGACCAGATAGAGATAAACAAAGCTCTTGCATATGTTGCAGAAAATCCAAAATTCACAACCGTCCATCTGGAAGGCCCCAATACCTACGTCATTTCGGACAGTATCTACATTGGAAATGAAACTATTCTAGAAGGAGATTCAACAGCTGTAATTAAGCTTGAAGATAAAGCGGATTGGCCTCTAGAAAAACCTATGATTACGCAAATGGATAGTGCCGGAAATCATGATATTAATATAAAGGGATTTGAGATTGACGGAAATCATGACAAAAATAATGGAAAAAGTAGAGGGAAAGGTTATCACAATTTGATCTATTTCCTTAACTGCGAGAACATACAGGTTCACAGTATGTATATGCATGACAGTCACGGAGATGGACTTAAAGTCGTAAAATGTTCAGGTATTAAGTTTTACAATAATAGGGCATATAAGTTAGGGCATGATGTTCTCTACGTCATCTATTCTTCGAATATAGAGGCCTGGAATAATGAAATAACGTGTAGAACAAATAGTGGTTTGAGAATTTACAACACAAACCATGTAAAATTCTATAACAATAAGATTGACTCAAAAGGAGAAGGTGGAGCAGGGATTGAAATCCAGAAAATTGGCCAGTCAACTACAATGAATGATATTGAAATCTACAATAACCTGCTATATAAGACGAACGCAGCAGGTATATGGATTACAGGTTATGGGCCAAAATATTCAAAAGACTCTGCAAAAGATATATTAATTTATCATAACAAATTTTATAAAACCGGAACTAGTAAAGGCGCGAGCTGGGCAGGAGGCATAGTGCTCAATGGTTTCCAAAATACAGTGATAGAAAATAATAAATTCGACGGATGCTATGGTGCTGCTATTGCCCATAAACAGGTTAATGACGAGTTTTCAGCTCCAGGTTCAGGCTACACAACCGTCGTGAGAAATAATATAATAATTAACACACAGTCTAGTCGTGCAGCTGGTGAAGGATATGCTATATACAACCAGCTAAAAAATACACATTCCTTTATCCTGGAAAACAACTGCCTTTCAGGCAACGTCGGTGGAAATTATATGGATGCAAGTTCCACCTCAGACGTTAAAGCTGACTCCGAACTTGCTGCAAAGTTGAACACCAATGGGTCTTTGGATAAGGATTTTCCCTGGAATGAAGCTATGTGTGCTGGACCACAGATGTCTTATGAAATAAACGAAAGTGTAGTCCAGACCGAACAGGAAGAAGGCTTTGCGACGAGTTTTAAAAGAGTTTTTTCGGAGTTTATAAGAACCTTGAAAAGATTCTTTTTGAGCCTTTCGATACAATATGAGAAAGTTGATAACCTTAAAACTGCTTTACCCTTGATTGCTTCTGATTAA
- a CDS encoding glycosyltransferase family 2 protein: MGLFSALTLSLNSLISDPMSIVSSPSQLSDRLIRHEFTILIPAHNEETSIGSKVLIAASYADRVLVLDEGSTDRTMEVAALGGARVVPISGGEEALLDVLYKASLDSELAVLIYPECMQDIDLLSHVLEPLRHGFDLSVGSWPCRISCEQETVMLFNGKSTFKEKIGFLAITANSLQKINSGRDHLTLKSLLSAAKTEGLNVNYLSFDVDPIFRKLESTRIGVVVPAYNEELLISETLSGIPEYVDRIYVIDDGSIDRTGEIVKKFGDSRIVYLRHEINKGVGAGIIDGYKLALKDEMDIIAVMAGDNQMDPAQLPRLIFPIIEGRADYTKGNRLLTDDFMTGMSKWRSFGNLLLSFITKIGSGYWQVMDPQNGYTAISRQALEVIDLDSVYPYYGYCNDLLIKLNAFGMRVMDVVMPARYGRERSKINYGKFIRKVAPMIFRGFLWRLRVKYTVLDFHPLVLFYFLGMVALPAGVLLGLWGFLQILLQNFLPSYYPLLCFLVLGTGLQMLLFGMLFDMQVEKKRNERVGLAR; encoded by the coding sequence TTGGGTTTGTTTTCAGCCCTTACACTTAGTCTTAATTCTCTAATCTCTGATCCTATGAGCATAGTATCTTCGCCATCTCAGCTTTCTGATAGGTTGATCAGGCATGAATTTACTATTTTAATTCCAGCTCACAACGAGGAAACTTCCATTGGAAGCAAAGTCTTGATTGCGGCAAGTTACGCGGATCGTGTACTTGTTCTTGATGAAGGTTCTACCGATCGAACTATGGAAGTAGCTGCTTTGGGGGGGGCACGAGTTGTTCCTATCTCTGGTGGGGAGGAGGCGTTACTTGATGTTCTCTACAAGGCATCTCTTGATTCTGAACTTGCGGTTCTTATCTATCCGGAATGCATGCAGGATATAGATTTGCTTTCTCATGTCCTTGAGCCTTTAAGACATGGATTTGACCTATCAGTGGGTTCGTGGCCCTGCCGTATTTCTTGTGAGCAAGAAACAGTAATGCTATTTAATGGGAAAAGTACTTTTAAAGAAAAAATAGGTTTCCTTGCAATAACTGCAAACTCATTACAGAAGATCAATTCAGGCAGAGATCACTTAACTTTAAAATCCTTGCTTTCTGCAGCAAAAACTGAAGGTCTTAATGTTAACTATCTTAGTTTTGATGTAGACCCTATATTCAGGAAGCTTGAGAGCACCCGTATAGGAGTTGTCGTGCCTGCTTATAATGAAGAACTACTTATAAGCGAGACCCTAAGCGGTATCCCTGAATATGTGGACCGAATTTATGTGATCGATGACGGTAGTATAGATCGAACAGGTGAAATTGTAAAAAAGTTCGGAGACTCTAGAATCGTTTATCTGCGCCATGAAATAAACAAAGGAGTAGGTGCAGGAATTATTGACGGGTATAAACTTGCCCTAAAAGATGAGATGGACATCATTGCGGTTATGGCCGGAGACAATCAAATGGATCCTGCCCAGCTTCCCAGGTTGATTTTCCCAATCATTGAGGGAAGGGCTGATTATACAAAAGGCAATAGATTACTTACTGACGATTTTATGACCGGGATGAGTAAATGGAGATCTTTTGGAAATCTTCTCCTCAGCTTCATCACAAAAATAGGTAGTGGTTACTGGCAGGTTATGGATCCTCAGAATGGATATACAGCTATTTCCAGGCAGGCCCTCGAGGTTATTGATCTGGATTCAGTTTATCCTTATTATGGTTATTGTAACGATCTGTTGATCAAGCTTAATGCCTTTGGAATGAGAGTAATGGACGTAGTAATGCCTGCTCGGTACGGTAGAGAGAGATCAAAGATTAACTACGGCAAGTTTATTCGCAAAGTAGCTCCCATGATCTTTAGAGGTTTTTTATGGAGGCTGAGGGTCAAATATACAGTACTGGATTTCCACCCACTTGTACTATTTTATTTCCTTGGAATGGTTGCCTTGCCTGCTGGTGTTCTTTTAGGACTGTGGGGCTTTTTGCAGATTTTGTTACAAAATTTTCTTCCTTCCTACTACCCTCTGCTTTGTTTCCTCGTACTGGGTACGGGTCTTCAGATGCTTCTTTTCGGAATGCTTTTCGATATGCAGGTCGAGAAGAAAAGGAATGAAAGAGTAGGACTTGCTCGTTAA
- a CDS encoding lipopolysaccharide biosynthesis protein → MKKSPYVGTYVLKLEVIMSSNFIGNVLKLVSGSVAAQILGILLVPIVTRIYSPDDMGVFQLFVAVSGILVIFSTFSYQFAIMLPKSEEDSANVFFLSSVLVTFISLLVAVAVIIFPEDIEHVIEYIFHTKGSSKYLIYLPAIVFFNGLFFVQNYWLSRKLRFGVVAGSRVLNALSTKLLQLIPFWTASPLGLIAGYTLGYGLADLAMLKGVREDLKVFRKVSVKKMKEVAIEYKNFPLFSSWSTLSNTISPQVPTFLLAYFYSTSVVGYFSLANQVVNMPMGLIGTAIQQVFFQKISEVKNGNSSGDMKAIVSEVYKKLILIGIFPMILLLILGEEIFTSAFGKNWYVAGTYVKILVPFIFLVFLALPISTLYSVFEKQKVWFTYSTALLISRFVALAIGGVYAKSAEFSLCLFSFTGVIFALWNNAYLLNLVGISKRESLEILIKYTTIGVVISIPLVLLETLSANFYLIMLAAIIITPIYYGIALHDDPTFKKIFSSFLVNIKNRT, encoded by the coding sequence ATGAAAAAAAGCCCATATGTTGGGACTTATGTTTTAAAGTTGGAAGTAATTATGTCATCAAACTTTATTGGTAATGTATTAAAACTCGTATCAGGAAGTGTTGCTGCACAGATTTTGGGTATACTTCTTGTACCAATAGTCACTAGAATTTATAGCCCTGACGATATGGGAGTCTTTCAGCTTTTTGTAGCAGTATCAGGTATACTGGTAATTTTCTCTACTTTTTCATACCAGTTTGCTATTATGTTGCCAAAATCCGAAGAGGATTCTGCAAATGTATTTTTCCTTTCTTCAGTTTTAGTTACTTTTATATCTTTACTCGTAGCCGTAGCAGTGATAATCTTTCCAGAAGACATTGAGCATGTTATTGAGTATATATTTCATACTAAGGGATCCTCAAAATACTTAATCTATCTTCCTGCAATAGTATTCTTTAATGGCCTTTTTTTCGTGCAGAATTACTGGCTTTCAAGAAAACTACGTTTTGGAGTTGTTGCAGGATCTAGAGTGTTAAACGCTTTATCGACCAAACTACTTCAGTTAATTCCTTTCTGGACCGCATCACCTTTGGGTCTAATTGCAGGTTATACTCTCGGATATGGACTTGCAGATCTGGCTATGCTCAAAGGCGTAAGAGAGGACTTGAAGGTCTTCAGGAAAGTATCAGTAAAAAAAATGAAAGAGGTGGCTATTGAATACAAAAATTTTCCTTTATTTAGTTCATGGTCTACACTTTCAAACACAATTTCTCCGCAGGTGCCTACTTTCTTGCTTGCATACTTTTACAGCACAAGCGTTGTCGGATATTTCTCACTTGCGAATCAGGTAGTAAATATGCCCATGGGACTCATCGGGACAGCTATACAGCAGGTTTTCTTCCAGAAAATCAGTGAGGTGAAAAATGGGAACTCAAGTGGCGATATGAAAGCTATTGTAAGCGAAGTTTACAAAAAGCTAATTTTAATAGGAATATTCCCTATGATACTCCTATTGATCCTGGGAGAAGAAATATTTACATCTGCTTTCGGGAAAAACTGGTATGTAGCAGGCACTTATGTAAAGATCCTTGTGCCGTTTATATTTCTTGTTTTCCTTGCCTTACCCATTTCAACTCTCTACAGTGTGTTTGAAAAGCAAAAAGTCTGGTTTACTTACAGCACGGCTCTTTTAATCTCAAGGTTCGTAGCACTTGCCATTGGAGGAGTTTACGCAAAAAGTGCTGAGTTTTCCCTTTGCTTGTTTAGCTTCACAGGAGTTATATTCGCTCTATGGAATAATGCATACTTACTTAATCTTGTAGGAATTAGTAAAAGGGAAAGCCTGGAAATTCTCATTAAATATACAACAATTGGAGTAGTTATCTCAATCCCATTGGTTTTACTAGAAACACTCTCTGCGAATTTTTATCTCATTATGCTTGCAGCTATCATCATAACCCCTATCTATTATGGGATAGCTCTTCATGATGATCCTACGTTCAAGAAAATATTTTCATCCTTTCTTGTGAACATAAAAAATAGAACCTGA
- a CDS encoding GNAT family N-acetyltransferase, producing the protein MDEIEVRELAPSEYNEWDLLVEKAQPGTLFHTSEWLGICRDVLAKELRIYGCFRKGELVGGCPLFIKNIKGALRIANSTCDMTSYSGPLIKESASSKASKQVQEIHDILNPLREFLCKQGFDSIHLTFAPGFKDVRPFTWYGWDSTVHYTHYLNLNEDVDNNLSRKIRRELKTANEAGLKTRIWNDPETYYHLLSMVYEKQKLAPPLPRGFFERVFKLIQEKDIGYMFVTETPEGEAIAAHLNLYGKKCSITWTSALNPDFGRLGPNALLYYNEFLDLKSRNFEYMNVMAANISRFADFIMGFSPELIPYYSVTLESKKYSIAKTLYKTTHKEIY; encoded by the coding sequence ATGGACGAAATTGAAGTTAGAGAACTAGCACCATCTGAATATAATGAATGGGATTTGCTCGTAGAAAAAGCTCAGCCTGGTACACTCTTCCATACAAGTGAGTGGCTTGGAATTTGCAGGGACGTTCTGGCAAAGGAACTTAGAATTTATGGTTGTTTCAGAAAAGGTGAGCTTGTGGGAGGATGTCCTCTTTTTATTAAAAATATTAAGGGGGCTCTTAGAATCGCGAATTCAACCTGTGATATGACTAGTTACAGCGGGCCTCTTATAAAAGAGAGTGCCAGCTCTAAAGCAAGTAAACAGGTACAGGAAATTCACGATATTCTTAATCCTCTCAGAGAATTTCTTTGTAAGCAGGGATTTGATAGTATTCACCTTACGTTTGCTCCAGGTTTTAAAGACGTAAGACCTTTTACGTGGTACGGATGGGATTCCACTGTACATTATACCCATTATTTGAATCTCAACGAAGATGTAGACAATAATCTTTCAAGAAAGATCCGAAGGGAACTTAAAACTGCAAATGAGGCAGGACTTAAAACCAGGATATGGAATGATCCTGAGACATATTACCATTTGCTCTCAATGGTCTACGAAAAACAGAAATTAGCCCCTCCTCTTCCCAGAGGTTTCTTCGAAAGAGTGTTTAAACTAATTCAGGAAAAAGATATTGGCTATATGTTTGTCACAGAGACTCCTGAGGGCGAAGCTATTGCGGCTCACTTAAATCTGTATGGAAAGAAGTGTAGTATAACCTGGACCTCAGCCTTGAACCCGGACTTTGGTCGGTTGGGTCCGAACGCTCTTCTGTATTATAACGAATTTCTTGACCTGAAATCCCGAAACTTCGAGTACATGAACGTAATGGCAGCAAACATTTCCAGATTTGCGGATTTCATAATGGGCTTTTCTCCTGAGTTAATTCCTTATTACAGTGTGACTCTGGAGAGCAAAAAATACTCAATTGCAAAAACCCTGTATAAAACTACTCACAAAGAAATTTACTGA